A window of Indicator indicator isolate 239-I01 chromosome 25, UM_Iind_1.1, whole genome shotgun sequence contains these coding sequences:
- the PGRMC2 gene encoding membrane-associated progesterone receptor component 2, translated as MADDGDGRLRTEGSSDGGLGRGGAGEPPAGAAAAVLGGEMLLNVGLLALALLAAYRLYLRWGTRSGPGGEARQSQAAGLPRMKRRDFSLEQLREFDGAHNPRILLAVNGKVFDVTKGSKFYGPEGPYGIFAGRDASRGLATFCLDKDALRDEYDDLSDLNAVQMESVREWEMQFKEKYDYVGRLLKPGEEPSEYTDEEDTKDHTKQE; from the exons ATGGCGGACGATGGGGATGGCAGGCTAAGGACTGAGGGGAGCAGCGACGGCGGCCTAGGGAGGGGGGGCGCGGGGGAGCCGCCGGccggcgcggcggcggcggtgcTGGGCGGTGAGATGCTGCTGAACGTGGGGCTGCTGGCGCTGGCGCTGCTGGCGGCCTACCGGCTGTACCTGCGCTGGGGGACGCGGAGCGGGCCGGGGGGCGAGGCTCGGCAGAGTCAGGCCGCCGGTCTGCCGCGGATGAAGCGGCGAGATTTCTCCTTGGAGCAGCTGCGCGAGTTCGACGGTGCCCACAATCCTCGCATCCTCCTGGCTGTCAACGGCAAAGTCTTCGACGTGACCAAAGGCAGCAAGTTCTACGGGCCCG AGGGTCCATATGGAATATTTGCTGGCAGAGATGCCTCCAGGGGACTAGCAACTTTCTGTCTAGATAAAGATGCACTCAGAGATGAATATGATGACCTATCGGACTTAAATGCTGTACAGATGGAAAGTGTAAGAGAGTGGGAAATGCAATTTAAAG AAAAATATGACTACGTAGGTAGACTCCTAAAACCAGGAGAAGAACCATCAGAATACACAGATGAGGAAGATACCAAGGATCACACTAAACAGGAATGA